The following proteins are co-located in the Doryrhamphus excisus isolate RoL2022-K1 chromosome 15, RoL_Dexc_1.0, whole genome shotgun sequence genome:
- the b9d1 gene encoding B9 domain-containing protein 1, producing the protein MATGNPSVFLLSVNGQIEGANFPCYDNLYCKYCYVYGQDWIPTTGLEEGITQITCKGSQASHRLIWNFPLDITFKSTNPSGWPQLVLSVYGPDVFGNDVVRGYGATHIPLASGQHARTIPMFVPEPTWRLQKFTSWLMGRRPEYTDPKVVAQGEGREVTRVCSQGFVTVCFNIMMKDLRKLGYDSGPSNPQSHSATSSWSTEKPPNS; encoded by the exons ATGGCCACCGGTAACCCATCGGTGTTTCTTCTGTCGGTGAACGGACAGATTGAGGGAGCTAAT tttccGTGTTATGACAACTTATACTGCAAATACTGCTACGTTTATGGCCAGGACTGGATTCCTACCACG GGTTTGGAGGAGGGTATCACCCAAATAACATGTAAAGGCAGCCAGGCGTCACACAGATTGATATGGAACTTCCCATTGGACATCACCTTTAAGAGCACAAACCCCTCAGGAT GGCCTCAGCTGGTGCTGAGTGTGTATGGACCAGACGTGTTCGGGAACGATGTGGTCAGAGGCTACGGGGCAACGCACATCCCGCTTGCATCCGGACA ACATGCACGGACCATTCCCATGTTTGTTCCTGAACCCACATGGAGACTTCAGAAGTTCACCAG CTGGCTGATGGGACGTCGACCCGAGTACACCGACCCTAAAGTGGTAGCCCAAGGTGAAGGGAGAGAAG TGACGCGGGTTTGCTCCCAAGGGTTTGTGACGGTGTGCTTTAACATCATGATGAAAGACTTGAGGAAACTTGGCTACGACTCCGGACCGTCAAATCCACAATCTCACAGCGCCACATCCAGCTGGTCCACAGAGAAGCCGCCAAACTCGTGA